ATGCGGTGTTCTCTCGCCGGCAGAGTGCCGCGAACCGGCCAAGCTGGAAAGACTGCTTGAAGGCTGGGACAGCGATCGCCGGCTGATCTATTGCGATGAAGCCGCCGACACCCACAACCCGATCGCCGTGCTTCAGGCACTGCCGAACAGTCCGCTCGCCGTTCTCATCGGTCCGGAGGGCGGGTTTTCCGAAGACGAACGGACACTGCTTCGCTCATGCGATTTCGTGACGGCTATCCCTCTTGGTCCGCGCATCCTCCGCGCCGACACGGCAGCAGTCGCAGCCCTTGCTCTTGTTCAGGCCACAATCGGCGACTGGTGAACCGATATGCGCTCATCAACTATTTCTGAACGCTGCGATCAACGATTTTTGCTTGCATGCTGCGGCAAACCAGTCCAAGCAGCGCGAGCGCCAGACAAATGGTGCTGCGCAGTGTATCAAGCCACGGGCGAGACCAGGCCTGCCCGACAGAATAAAGAGAAATAGTGCGATATGGCTCGCGACACGACCGACCAGACCCCCGTCACGACACACGACGAACTGATCTCCTATCTGGCTGACGGTTGCAAGCCGAAGGACGACTTCCGTATCGGCACCGAGCACGAAAAGTTCGCCTTCTTCTTGCAAGACAATACGCCGGTTCCCTACGAAGGACCGCGATCCATCTCGGCCTTGCTGACGGGCATGCGCGATGTGCTGGGCTGGGAGCCGATCCTCGACGAGGGCAAGATCATCGGTCTTGTCGAGCCGACGGGCCATGGAGCCATTTCGCTTGAGCCCGGCGGCCAGTTCGAGCTTTCAGGCGCGCCGCTTGAAAACATTCACCAGACCTGCCGGGAATCCAATGCCCATCTGTCGCAGTTGCGGGAGATCGCCGAACCGCTCGGCATCGGCTTCCTGGGTCTCGGCGGCAGCCCGCTTTGGACGCGCGACGAGACACCGCGCATGCCGAAATCGCGCTACGATATCATGACGCGCTACATGCCCAAGGTCGGCAGCCAGGGCATCGACATGATGTACCGGACCTGCACGATCCAGGTTAATCTCGATTTTTCCAGCGAGGCGGACATGCGCCGCAAGATGCAGGTGTCCATGCGTCTGCAACCGCTGGCGACCGCTCTTTTCGCCCTGTCTCCGTTTACCGAAGGAAAACCGAACGGACTTCTTTCATGGCGCTCCAATATCTGGCGCGATACCGACAAGGACCGCACGGGTATCCTTCCCTTCGTGTTCGCGGATGATTTCGGCTTTGCCGACTATGTCGAATGGGCGCTTGACGTGCCGATGTATTTTATCTTGCGCGAGGGCCGGTATCACGACTGCACACATGTCACGTTCCGCCAGTTCATGAACGGTGCCCTGGAAGGACAGGTGCCCGAAGGGCATCCGACAATGGGTGACTGGACCAACCACCTTTCTACCTTGTTTCCTGAAGTGCGCTTGAAGCAATTTCTGGAGATGCGCGGCGCCGATGGCGGCCCCTGGCGCAAGATCTGTGCGCTGCCGGCCTTCTGGGTGGGCCTGCTTTATGACGATGCGGCGCTTGATGCCGCAATGGAACTGACAAAGACCTGGGGCGTCGACGAGGTACAGGCACTGCGCGATTCGGTGCCGCAAAAGGGTTTCGATGCCGAAATCGCCGGCAAAAGCCTGCATGACATTTCGCGCGACGTGCTCGGTATCGCCAGGTCCGGCCTGCAGTCACGCGGCAGGCTGAGCGAGGACGACAATGACGAAGCGCATTTCCTGGCGCCGCTCGAAGAAGCCGTTGCGCGCGGCAAAACCGGTGCGCAGGAGCTGCTGGACCTTTATCACGGCCGCTGGGACGGCTCCGTGGATCCTGTCTTCAAAGACTACGCCTATTGACAATGCCGGCATCGCCGGCCCGCGTCACCGGTGAAGGGGCGGTCCGCACTCAACACATTGCCTGTCCCGGTCAAATCTGATTCTATGAGCGCAGTGCCCTACCACGCTGACCATGGAGGCTCAGATCATGCTGCCGCTCTACGAAATGATGATGCGTGCCCAGAACGGTGAGGCGATGCGCGCCTTTGCCGGGCAATTCGGGATGAGCGAGGAGCAGGTCAACCGGGCCATGGAGGCCTTGATGCCTGCCTTTGCCACAGGCCTGAAGCGAAGCACGGCCAGCCCGCAGGGTATCGGTGAATTCATGCAGGCGCTCACGATGGGCCATTATGCGGACTATTTCAACGATCTTGCCGCCGCCTTCACACCGCAAGGCATCGCGGAAGGCAATGCGATGCTCGGCCGGATATTCGGATCAAAGGATGTCAGCCGGGCCATAGCCAACCAGGCGGCCATGGCAACAGGGATTGCCCAGGACGTCTTCAAGCAGATGATGCCGGCAGTTGCCTCGATCCTTATGGGAGGCCTGTTCAATCAGGCGTCTGCGGCAGGCTCGAAACCCGATACGGGCAATCCGGTCGCCGACATGTTCGGCCAGATGATGGCGCAAACGGCTCAGTCTCAAAAGCAGGCAGCCGAGTTCACCGGTCAGCTCGGCAAGATGATGGAGGAGACGTTCGGCGGCAGTGCGGCCAGGTCAAACGATAAACCGCAGGCGCTCAATCCGTTCACAGACATGATGGAAACCATGATGAAGAACGGTTTCCCGGGCATGGCGCAGCCGGCCGAGCCGGAAAAGGAAGAAAATCCGTATTCAAAGATGATCAGCGACATGTTCGACGCCGGCACAAAGGTGCAGAAAGAATACCAGAAGAATGTCGATGCGGTGTTCGACAGCTACATGAAGAATCTGGGCGGCAAGAGTTAACAGATCCGGGCAAAAGCCCGACGACTGCTAATGCAGCCGTCGGGTAAGTAGCGGGCACAGGGCATATTGGCCCGCTGGGGAAGCAGTATCGACTACGCGATTGGGAGATCCGCGCCTGGATCATCTTGCCCGGCCGGGGGGAGACCTGCCGGGAAAATCAGAACCGTATGGGGCACCGATACTGCAAGAGCTATCAAAGCAACGTGAGCTGCGACCTTCGGCGCAACGCTGCGCGCATAAGATCCATCGAGTTATCGTCGAACGGGCCACCCCTGAGAGCGTGGCGCAGATCGTCCCGCGAGATACCGATGTCATCGAGCATATGATCGTTGAAATCGCTCAGGCCCATCACCTGCCGGCGATTACGGTAACGCACGAAAAGAGAGACGATCGCTTTACGTGCGGTTGTCCAGGCGGATCCACGCTTTCCGGCTGCCTGTATATCGAGGGCTCTATTGATACTGGTCATTACATCTCTCCTTTCCGAGTCCGCCCCTTTGTGGGAACTGCGGACTCCAGTAATGGCGGCATGACTCGTCATCAGCAGGTTGGAATTCAAATTTTGGAAGCATGCCGCCGCCGCAACTCATCAGTGCGACGCAATGCATAATTTCAAAGCTTGACTAATTAATCTGGTGAATGTTTCTAATAGTAATTATCATTTTTTTTGATGAGCCCTTTCATGGCCGCACCTCTTGATCTCGACCAGCTCAGAACCTTCATCGCGATTGTCGATATGGGGAGTTTCACCCGCGCCGCGCAGGAGGTGAACAAGACCCAGTCGGCGGTATCCATGCAGATGCGACGGCTTGAGGAAAGGATCGGCAAAACTCTGTTTGAAAAGGACGGGCGTATCAACCGGCTGACCGGCGAAGGCGAACGTCTGCTCGCCTATGCACGGCGGCTTGTCAGGCTGAACAATGAAACGCTTGCCGCCTTCGATGAGGAGGCGCTTGCCGGAACGATCCGTCTTGGAACGCCGGACGATTATGCCGACCGGTATATGCCCGACATCATCGCGCGGTTTGCCAAGACAAATCCGAATGTCGAGCTGACGATCACCTGCGAGCCCTCGAAGGACCTCGTCGAGAGAGTCCATCGCAATGAGCTGGACATCGCGCTTGTCACCCATAATCCGAAAGTACGCAACTCGGTGATTGTCCGGTCCGAGCCTTTGCTTTGGGTCACGTCCATGGCGCACTCGGTTCATGCGGAGACGCCGGTTCCGCTGGCGGTGGGGCGGCGCAGCTGCGACTGGCGGCAACTCGGTTGCGCGGCGCTCGATTCGGTCGGGCGCGAATACAGTATCCTTTTCACAAGCTGGTCGTCGACCGTCGTCGCATCGGCGGTGCTGGCCGGCCTTGCCGTGTCCTTGCTGCCGGAATCGGCGTTGCGGCCCGGCATGCGCATCCTGACGCCTGGCGATGGATATCCGGCCCTGCCGCCGGCCGAAATCGGCATGATCAGACGGCCAGGCGTCGCCACGGTGCTCATGGACGCGATCACCGATCATATCGCCGCAAGTCTCGACAATATGTCGCCGGCTGAGGAAGGCGCCAACGGCCGTGGACCGCAGCGCAAGCCCCACGGCCGGCAAAAGAACGCACTGGCATCCTTCAGTTGGTAGACCGGCCTTGACCGGACGGCCAGAACCGGGCGCTATAGATCCATGGCTCAACCTTCTTCCGGCGATTCGCAAAGCAACCTGGCGGAATATTCCGTCAGCGAAATATCGGGCTCGATCAAGCGGACCGTCGAGGATGCGTTCGGTCATGTGCGCATTCGCGGCGAAGTCTCCGGATATCGAGGCCCGCACTCCTCCGGACATGCCTATTTTTCGCTAAAGGACGACCGTGCACGGATCGAGGCGGTGATCTGGCGCGGCGTTTTCTCCAAGCTGAAGTTCAAGCCCGAAGAGGGCATGGAGATGATCGCCACCGGCAAGGTGACGACCTATCCGGGATCCTCCAAGTATCAGATCGTCATTGAATCGATGGAGCCGGCGGGCGCCGGCGCGCTGATGGCGCTTTTGGAGGAGCGACGCAAGAAGCTGGCCGCGGAAGGCCTCTTTGACGAGGCGCGGAAACAGCTGCTGCCGCATATGCCCCGCGTCATCGGCGTTGTCACGTCACCAACCGGCGCCGTCATCCGCGACATCCTGCATCGCATCACTGACCGTTTTCCGGTTCATGTCCTTGTCTGGCCGGTGCGTGTTCAGGGCGAAACCAGCGGTGACGAGGTGGCAGCCGCCATAAACGGTTTCAATGCGCTGGAGCCGGGCGGACCGCTTGCCCGGCCCGATGTGCTGATCGTTGCGCGCGGCGGTGGCAGCCTTGAGGATTTGTGGGGGTTCAATGACGAAGCCGTCGTACGGGCCGCCGCGCAGAGCGATATTCCGCTGATCTCTGCCGTCGGCCATGAAACCGATTGGACCCTGATCGATCATGCCGCCGATGTGCGGGCGCCGACACCCACGGGCGCGGCGGAGATGGCGGTTCCGGTCAAGGCGGAGCTTGAGGCCGGGCTTGCGGCCATCGCAGCGCGCCTTTCCGG
This portion of the Hoeflea prorocentri genome encodes:
- a CDS encoding glutamate--cysteine ligase, which translates into the protein MARDTTDQTPVTTHDELISYLADGCKPKDDFRIGTEHEKFAFFLQDNTPVPYEGPRSISALLTGMRDVLGWEPILDEGKIIGLVEPTGHGAISLEPGGQFELSGAPLENIHQTCRESNAHLSQLREIAEPLGIGFLGLGGSPLWTRDETPRMPKSRYDIMTRYMPKVGSQGIDMMYRTCTIQVNLDFSSEADMRRKMQVSMRLQPLATALFALSPFTEGKPNGLLSWRSNIWRDTDKDRTGILPFVFADDFGFADYVEWALDVPMYFILREGRYHDCTHVTFRQFMNGALEGQVPEGHPTMGDWTNHLSTLFPEVRLKQFLEMRGADGGPWRKICALPAFWVGLLYDDAALDAAMELTKTWGVDEVQALRDSVPQKGFDAEIAGKSLHDISRDVLGIARSGLQSRGRLSEDDNDEAHFLAPLEEAVARGKTGAQELLDLYHGRWDGSVDPVFKDYAY
- a CDS encoding LysR substrate-binding domain-containing protein, which produces MAAPLDLDQLRTFIAIVDMGSFTRAAQEVNKTQSAVSMQMRRLEERIGKTLFEKDGRINRLTGEGERLLAYARRLVRLNNETLAAFDEEALAGTIRLGTPDDYADRYMPDIIARFAKTNPNVELTITCEPSKDLVERVHRNELDIALVTHNPKVRNSVIVRSEPLLWVTSMAHSVHAETPVPLAVGRRSCDWRQLGCAALDSVGREYSILFTSWSSTVVASAVLAGLAVSLLPESALRPGMRILTPGDGYPALPPAEIGMIRRPGVATVLMDAITDHIAASLDNMSPAEEGANGRGPQRKPHGRQKNALASFSW
- the xseA gene encoding exodeoxyribonuclease VII large subunit — its product is MAQPSSGDSQSNLAEYSVSEISGSIKRTVEDAFGHVRIRGEVSGYRGPHSSGHAYFSLKDDRARIEAVIWRGVFSKLKFKPEEGMEMIATGKVTTYPGSSKYQIVIESMEPAGAGALMALLEERRKKLAAEGLFDEARKQLLPHMPRVIGVVTSPTGAVIRDILHRITDRFPVHVLVWPVRVQGETSGDEVAAAINGFNALEPGGPLARPDVLIVARGGGSLEDLWGFNDEAVVRAAAQSDIPLISAVGHETDWTLIDHAADVRAPTPTGAAEMAVPVKAELEAGLAAIAARLSGSVSRSLDSNRQSVRALSRALPSIDMLLALPRRRFDEAASRLGRALQLNTAGKRQLFERRAAQLTPATLQRQVLEKNQRLLELGTRNERQLERQIERSASRLSNASARLTLRPAADKAARGRERVQVLARRSGEIVSLLYERQERKLQEAARLLNSLSYRNVLKRGYAVVRDSQDLAVESVAALSQGDAISLEFADGRLSAVAGDQAAEPKRAKPKPKKPGKPAKGGADQGSLF
- a CDS encoding DUF1127 domain-containing protein, with protein sequence MTSINRALDIQAAGKRGSAWTTARKAIVSLFVRYRNRRQVMGLSDFNDHMLDDIGISRDDLRHALRGGPFDDNSMDLMRAALRRRSQLTLL
- a CDS encoding DUF937 domain-containing protein → MLPLYEMMMRAQNGEAMRAFAGQFGMSEEQVNRAMEALMPAFATGLKRSTASPQGIGEFMQALTMGHYADYFNDLAAAFTPQGIAEGNAMLGRIFGSKDVSRAIANQAAMATGIAQDVFKQMMPAVASILMGGLFNQASAAGSKPDTGNPVADMFGQMMAQTAQSQKQAAEFTGQLGKMMEETFGGSAARSNDKPQALNPFTDMMETMMKNGFPGMAQPAEPEKEENPYSKMISDMFDAGTKVQKEYQKNVDAVFDSYMKNLGGKS